In Rhipicephalus microplus isolate Deutch F79 chromosome 9, USDA_Rmic, whole genome shotgun sequence, one genomic interval encodes:
- the LOC142771350 gene encoding uncharacterized protein LOC142771350, with product MRAHVADSFFAALSCKSRLKELNLQKCSLDCSTYPYALMGYLATTTLLKVLVVDMTNELLQSAVLEGVSRNTSIETLTIGKFIGHDRSTAAVARVIRNNQLLRKLSISTRDCSEPGIYTVYGCWLLPLIENETLEEVSLPLLILHPLQWAAFFHALRTKEKLKNVHIEVPGDHRELLPLVCAELECSGSDGKISMGCLQSTHDLDLLQCKAFSGVQFPRAEHIAMTALSMVPNCPHLNTVIMNIKGDDVTLSCGLAQLLRNGRSLRRLQLCVWPGDQEQDYFESPWWQLVLEALPRNEALRELSITMYRMSAQNTKGLADSILHSSSVTWASVFHRPSSTATEFTRRLAKGITKNRTLLTLIGNCHVGADVARDWCIVQAATRRNSGVVARAARLMKASVSDRYVVTALDRAARHPALLAQVAELVKIDKAQLASLIRDRLRRTQTLDEFMRFAAVVKESVVCQPSDDGCTRLDALNEDCWRHVRQFLVLDDVKQDVE from the exons ATGCGAGCACATGTTGCCGACTCATTCTTCGCGGCACTTTCCTGCAAGTCCCGACTAAAGGAGCTAAATTTACAGAAGTGTTCGCTTGACTGTAGCACATACCCATACGCTCTGATGGGCTACCTGGCTACGACAACGCTGCTCAAGGTCCTGGTCGTAGACATGACGAACGAGCTGTTGCAGTCGGCAGTTCTCGAAGGTGTTTCAAGGAACACAAGTATCGAGACGCTTACTATCGGCAAATTCATCGGACACGACCGAAGCACAGCTGCTGTGGCTAGAGTAATAAGAAACAACCAACTTTTACGCAAGTTAAGTATTTCCACCAGAGACTGCAGTGAGCCTGGAATTTATACGGTTTACGGCTGCTGGCTCCTACCGTTGATCGAAAACGAAACTTTGGAAGAAGTGAGCCTCCCGCTGCTTATTTTACACCCGTTGCAATGGGCTGCGTTCTTCCATGCTCTGCGCACGAAAGAGAAGCTGAAAAACGTTCACATAGAAGTACCAGGAGACCACCGTGAGCTCCTGCCGCTGGTGTGTGCAGAACTCGAATGTAGCGGCTCAGACGGGAAAATTTCCATGGGATGTTTGCAGTCCACGCATGACCTCGACTTACTGCAGTGCAAAGCGTTTTCGGGAGTACAGTTCCCACGGGCTGAACACATCGCCATGACCGCTTTGAGTATGGTACCGAATTGTCCCCACTTGAACACCGTGATCATGAATATCAAGGGAGACGACGTGACACTTTCCTGTGGCCTGGCTCAGCTTTTACGAAACGGGAGGTCGCTACGAAGGCTGCAGTTGTGTGTTTGGCCAGGCGATCAGGAACAAGACTACTTCGAAAGCCCGTGGTGGCAGCTCGTACTCGAGGCACTGCCTCGAAACGAAGCTCTAAGGGAGCTGAGCATAACGATGTACAGAATGAGCGCTCAAAACACGAAGGGCTTAGCGGACTCGATTTTACACAGCAGTAGCGTCACGTGGGCTAGCGTTTTTCACAGGCCCTCTTCGACGGCTACCGAATTCACACGTCGTCTTGCCAAAGGCATCACGAAAAACCGCACTCTGCTGACCTTAATCGGCAACTGCCATGTGGGCGCTGACGTCGCGAGAGACTGGTGCattgtccaggcggctacgcggAGGAACTCGGGTGTGGTCGCACGAGCTGCTAGACTAATGAAGGCTTCAGTTTCTGATAG GTACGTTGTTACAGCCCTGGATCGTGCTGCCCGGCATCCGGCGCTACTGGCCCAGGTTGCCGAACTGGTCAAGATCGACAAGGCTCAACTCGCGAGTTTGATACGAGACCGCCTGAGAAGGACGCAAACCTTGGACGAATTCATGCGATTCGCAGCAGTTGTGAAAGAGAGTGTTGTGTGCCAACCTTCTGACGACGGCTGCACGCGACTCGACGCCCTAAACGAAGACTGTTGGAGACACGTTCGACAGTTCCTCGTCCTAGACGACGTCAAACAGGACGTCGAATGA